One segment of Halococcus salsus DNA contains the following:
- a CDS encoding methylenetetrahydrofolate reductase: MSVESHSRTAAEVTDELLTGPRFELMPFESFEGQLEHLPEGATIAITTSPQLGLDATVEQAEMAAARGFDVSPHIAARYVRDEDHLTEIARRLTEAGVTDIFVPGGDREEPAGEFDSAYELLTTLSDIEYSFEEVGITGYPEGHDFLSDRVLAEAMEKKAPFATYIVTQLCYDPDAVIEWIEEVRGRGVDLPIEVGIPGVMKYQRLLSISQKVGVGDSVRFLKKTTGIVGFVRQLVGSRGKYTPDDLIEGLTPYATDPEYGIRGVHIYTFNQTSDTESWRWGALSQ; this comes from the coding sequence ATGTCCGTCGAAAGCCACTCCAGGACGGCGGCCGAGGTGACCGACGAGTTGCTCACCGGTCCTCGATTCGAGTTGATGCCCTTCGAGAGCTTCGAAGGACAGCTAGAACACCTGCCGGAAGGGGCGACCATCGCCATCACCACGTCGCCGCAGCTCGGTCTCGACGCGACGGTCGAGCAGGCCGAGATGGCCGCTGCGCGTGGGTTCGACGTGAGTCCGCACATCGCCGCGCGGTACGTGCGGGACGAGGACCACCTGACCGAGATCGCTCGCCGTCTCACCGAGGCTGGCGTCACGGACATCTTCGTTCCGGGTGGCGACCGTGAGGAACCGGCGGGGGAGTTCGACTCAGCATACGAACTCCTGACCACGCTCTCAGACATCGAGTACTCGTTCGAAGAGGTGGGGATCACCGGCTATCCGGAGGGCCACGACTTCCTCTCGGATCGGGTCCTGGCCGAAGCGATGGAGAAGAAGGCACCGTTCGCGACGTACATCGTGACCCAGCTCTGCTACGACCCCGACGCCGTCATCGAGTGGATAGAGGAAGTTCGAGGTCGTGGCGTCGACCTCCCCATCGAGGTCGGCATACCGGGGGTCATGAAGTACCAACGGTTGCTGAGCATCTCACAGAAGGTCGGCGTCGGCGATTCCGTCCGCTTTCTGAAGAAGACGACCGGTATCGTCGGATTCGTTCGGCAACTCGTCGGGTCACGCGGCAAGTACACCCCCGACGACCTCATCGAAGGGCTCACACCGTACGCTACCGACCCCGAGTACGGTATCCGGGGCGTCCACATCTACACCTTCAATCAGACGTCCGACACCGAGTCCTGGCGATGGGGGGCTTTGAGCCAGTAA
- a CDS encoding helix-turn-helix domain-containing protein, whose product MSVIALVHVAHPDLALSPTIRANPETTIRVMPQAATDPETDLFFFFVEQDDGSVESAFESDHTVAEWETIASSESGSVYQLQHTPETILLSPKTFELGGLMREATSDSTGWTLRLQFQNRKDISDLWGFCEESDISFELQRIFRHQPWNSSDLTTLTDPQLETLLTAYEEGYFEEPRQISLEGLAEKLDISPTAVGGRLRRGVAALLETTLIEE is encoded by the coding sequence GTGAGCGTCATCGCGCTGGTACACGTCGCCCACCCGGACCTCGCGCTGTCGCCGACGATACGGGCAAACCCCGAGACCACGATCCGTGTCATGCCACAGGCGGCGACCGACCCCGAGACGGACCTCTTTTTCTTCTTCGTCGAGCAGGACGACGGGTCCGTGGAGTCCGCGTTCGAATCGGACCACACCGTCGCCGAGTGGGAGACGATAGCTAGCTCCGAGTCCGGATCGGTCTATCAACTCCAGCACACGCCGGAGACGATACTCCTCTCCCCGAAGACGTTCGAGCTGGGTGGGCTGATGCGTGAAGCCACGAGTGACTCGACTGGGTGGACCCTTCGGCTCCAGTTCCAGAACCGAAAGGACATCTCGGACCTGTGGGGGTTCTGTGAGGAGAGCGACATCTCGTTCGAGCTGCAGCGAATATTCCGCCACCAGCCGTGGAACAGTTCGGACCTGACGACCCTCACCGACCCACAGCTCGAGACGTTGCTCACGGCCTACGAGGAGGGATACTTCGAGGAGCCTCGACAGATCTCGCTGGAGGGGTTGGCCGAGAAGCTCGACATCTCGCCGACGGCCGTCGGTGGTCGCCTCCGTCGTGGCGTCGCCGCCCTACTCGAAACGACGCTCATCGAGGAGTGA
- a CDS encoding formyltetrahydrofolate deformylase yields the protein MRLPRDHASSEMLTEITVVGDDDTGIITEVTAYLSEQAVNVEELDQAVQDGIFRMSLYADTSEMTVSQARLRDDLDGLGDDLDVDVQVWFPNRTETRSIAVLVTKESHCLEALLEKAGNDDLGAEIGVVIGNHSDLEPLATEHGVPFHDIGDEKGVPDEDELLHHLDNYDIDLLALARYIRILSPKVVFRYRNRIINVHPSLLPAFPGASAYSQAIEKGVRIAGVTAHYVTTDLDQGPILTQRAFNVPHDPTERELEERGQPLEVEALTDAIELHLDQGVSVHRGRTELRNPEETTTQLGIPEHIERLNPDGPVDGHDRYVEEYVEKKASADS from the coding sequence ATGCGTCTGCCACGGGACCACGCCAGTTCGGAGATGCTCACGGAGATAACCGTCGTCGGCGACGACGATACGGGGATCATCACGGAGGTAACGGCATACCTCTCCGAGCAGGCGGTCAACGTCGAAGAGCTGGACCAGGCGGTTCAGGACGGGATCTTTCGGATGAGCTTGTACGCGGACACGTCCGAGATGACGGTCTCGCAAGCACGCTTACGCGACGACCTCGACGGTCTCGGGGACGACCTCGACGTGGATGTCCAGGTCTGGTTCCCGAACCGTACCGAAACCCGCTCGATCGCGGTCCTCGTCACGAAGGAGAGTCACTGTCTCGAAGCGCTCTTGGAGAAGGCGGGAAACGACGACCTCGGTGCGGAGATCGGGGTCGTCATCGGAAACCACAGCGACCTCGAACCCCTCGCCACCGAACACGGTGTCCCGTTCCACGACATCGGCGACGAGAAGGGGGTTCCGGATGAGGACGAGTTACTGCACCACCTCGATAACTACGACATCGACCTCCTCGCTCTCGCCCGCTACATTCGGATCCTCTCGCCCAAGGTCGTCTTCCGCTACCGAAATCGCATCATCAACGTTCACCCGAGCCTGTTGCCCGCCTTCCCCGGCGCTTCGGCGTACTCCCAGGCGATCGAGAAGGGCGTCCGTATCGCAGGTGTGACGGCGCACTACGTCACGACCGACCTCGACCAGGGACCGATACTCACCCAGCGAGCGTTCAACGTCCCGCACGACCCCACGGAGAGGGAACTCGAAGAACGCGGCCAACCCCTCGAAGTCGAGGCGCTGACCGACGCCATCGAGCTGCACCTCGACCAAGGGGTCTCCGTCCACCGTGGTCGAACGGAACTGCGGAACCCGGAGGAGACCACGACACAGCTCGGCATTCCCGAGCACATCGAGCGTCTCAACCCCGACGGGCCGGTGGACGGTCACGACCGGTACGTCGAGGAGTACGTCGAGAAGAAAGCGAGCGCGGACAGCTAG
- the folP gene encoding dihydropteroate synthase produces the protein MEYYVARNALERLRRVRPKLGTATTATLLDSLDNPHEGMTAVQIAGSNGKGSTARVLEGILDEAGLDVGLYTSPDLSDLRERIRVRGRKIPKSAVGRFVERVWPHVTEMSVEDDAPTFFETFTALALWYFDRKEVDVAILEVGIGGRYDATSVVDPVAAAVTSVSLEHTDILGDTVEAIARDQVQIAPSDVRLVTGATGSALEAIEAETDTVTVGSEGADVVASETGMVSRTESRVSLVGPDWDVRTPTPLLGGHQAVNAGIAATIARQVGNYLGTTVGESTIESGIRNVHWPGRFEIMRHDPLVVLDGAHNPDATEKLATLLDRFEYDDLYLVFGAMRDKDHRRVCRSLPSTDRAFLAEPAVDRSQGLDTLAGVFRRETDADVVKRDSIRAALDSAIHAAGPDDCVVTTGSLYAVAEARDRWTRTTTPLSTSSTRRARSALRNSDVPTKERDEHVDRLVHRTLRIQVRREEAATLEKVMLSIGGSCAVSGVLDHEQISVVLSGSRSHFRRLVQRLRDRGEGALAAELSGALELDSGVGGDTAGTASGYPWDEETTVMGILNVTPDSFHDGGDYRAVQSAVDRAEGMVAAGAGIVDVGGESTRPGAEPVSAARERDRVLPVIERLDDLNALISIDTRKPPVAEAALEAGADLVNDVTGLEDAAMRRVVADFDVPAVLMHSLSAPVDPDHRYAYDDVVHDVLEALTERVLLAERAGIDRSNLIVDPGLGFGKSRAESFALLDRLDEFRALGTPLMIGHSQKSMFEPAGTDPDDRLMPTVAATALAVDRGVDIVRVHEVAENAAAIATAEDTLRTD, from the coding sequence ATGGAGTACTACGTCGCGAGGAACGCTTTGGAACGGTTACGCCGCGTTCGCCCGAAGCTGGGGACGGCGACGACGGCTACCCTACTCGACTCCCTCGACAATCCCCACGAAGGGATGACCGCCGTCCAGATCGCCGGGTCGAACGGCAAGGGAAGCACGGCCCGCGTTCTGGAGGGGATCCTCGACGAAGCGGGGCTCGACGTCGGTCTCTACACCTCCCCGGACCTGAGTGACCTTCGCGAGCGGATCCGGGTTCGGGGGCGAAAGATCCCGAAGTCGGCGGTGGGACGCTTCGTGGAGCGGGTCTGGCCGCACGTAACCGAGATGTCGGTCGAGGACGACGCACCGACGTTCTTTGAGACCTTCACGGCTCTCGCGCTCTGGTACTTCGACCGAAAGGAGGTCGACGTAGCCATCCTCGAAGTCGGGATCGGTGGCCGATACGACGCGACGAGCGTCGTCGACCCGGTGGCGGCGGCTGTGACGTCGGTGAGCCTCGAACACACGGACATCCTCGGCGACACGGTCGAGGCGATCGCTCGTGACCAGGTACAGATCGCTCCGTCGGACGTGCGTCTCGTGACCGGAGCGACCGGGAGCGCACTCGAAGCGATCGAAGCGGAGACGGACACCGTCACCGTCGGAAGCGAGGGAGCGGATGTCGTCGCGAGCGAGACGGGGATGGTCTCGAGGACGGAGTCCCGTGTCTCGCTCGTCGGCCCGGATTGGGACGTTCGAACGCCGACGCCGTTGCTCGGGGGCCACCAGGCGGTAAACGCCGGCATCGCCGCGACGATCGCACGGCAGGTCGGAAACTACCTCGGAACGACGGTCGGCGAATCGACCATCGAGAGCGGTATCCGAAACGTTCACTGGCCGGGTCGATTCGAGATCATGCGCCACGACCCGCTCGTGGTTCTCGATGGGGCACACAACCCGGACGCCACCGAAAAGCTCGCGACCCTCCTAGACCGGTTCGAGTACGACGACCTGTACCTGGTGTTCGGGGCGATGCGGGACAAGGACCATCGACGCGTCTGTCGCTCCCTCCCCTCGACGGACCGAGCGTTCCTCGCCGAACCCGCCGTCGACCGCTCGCAGGGACTGGACACCCTCGCCGGCGTCTTCCGACGCGAGACCGACGCGGACGTCGTGAAGCGGGATTCGATCCGGGCTGCACTCGATTCGGCCATCCACGCTGCCGGTCCCGACGATTGCGTCGTGACGACGGGTTCGTTGTACGCCGTCGCCGAGGCCCGTGACCGGTGGACGCGAACGACGACGCCGCTCTCGACGAGTTCGACGAGGCGCGCTCGGTCGGCACTGAGAAATTCGGACGTACCGACGAAAGAGCGGGACGAACACGTCGACCGACTCGTCCATCGTACCCTTCGAATACAGGTCCGGCGCGAGGAGGCCGCTACCCTCGAGAAGGTCATGCTCTCGATCGGCGGTTCGTGTGCCGTCTCCGGCGTTCTCGACCACGAACAGATCAGTGTGGTTCTCTCGGGGAGTCGCAGTCACTTCCGGAGGCTCGTTCAGCGACTGCGTGACCGAGGCGAGGGAGCTCTCGCTGCGGAGTTGAGCGGGGCCCTCGAACTCGATTCCGGGGTCGGAGGGGATACCGCGGGAACCGCCAGCGGATACCCCTGGGACGAGGAAACCACGGTCATGGGGATCCTGAACGTGACACCGGATTCGTTTCACGACGGTGGCGACTATCGAGCCGTTCAGTCCGCGGTCGACCGGGCCGAGGGGATGGTCGCGGCCGGGGCGGGGATCGTGGACGTCGGTGGGGAGTCCACTCGACCGGGGGCCGAGCCGGTTTCGGCCGCCAGGGAACGCGACCGTGTCCTCCCGGTCATCGAGCGACTCGACGACCTCAATGCGTTGATATCGATCGATACGCGGAAGCCACCGGTCGCCGAGGCGGCGTTGGAGGCCGGCGCGGACCTGGTGAACGACGTGACCGGGCTCGAAGACGCCGCGATGCGTCGCGTGGTCGCCGACTTCGACGTCCCAGCCGTGCTGATGCACAGCCTCTCGGCACCCGTCGACCCCGACCATCGGTACGCATACGACGACGTGGTACACGACGTACTGGAAGCCCTCACCGAACGCGTTCTGCTTGCCGAGCGGGCGGGTATCGACCGTTCGAATCTCATCGTCGACCCCGGGCTCGGCTTCGGGAAGAGTAGAGCCGAAAGCTTTGCCCTACTTGACCGACTGGACGAGTTCCGGGCATTGGGGACCCCCCTCATGATCGGCCACTCCCAGAAGTCGATGTTCGAACCTGCGGGAACCGATCCCGACGACCGCCTCATGCCGACCGTCGCTGCGACGGCGCTGGCGGTCGACCGTGGTGTCGACATCGTCCGTGTCCACGAGGTGGCCGAGAACGCCGCTGCCATCGCCACCGCGGAAGACACGTTACGGACGGACTGA
- a CDS encoding glycine cleavage T C-terminal barrel domain-containing protein — protein sequence MSENQPASREGESHPNHPNVDQSDRTVPRNLRQSGDPGIEMLVSTRVRKSPFFHKSFGEEGAWRATVYNRIYHPRGYVEPEEGGTSVEHDALVNRVTLWDVAVERQIRVKGPDAEAFVNYVITRDATEIDVMAGKYVILCNEDGGVLNDPVLLRPEEDEFWFSISDSTLMQWLQGVNVGEDYDVEIDEIDVAPMQIQGPLSEDVMRELVGDAVSDVPYYGLMAAEVNGCDILISQTGFSGEKGYEIYVTEAMKNADAVWDPVAETVKDHDGMVIAPGHQRRIAAGILSWGQDLDHETSPFQVNLEYQVPDDKDADYVGKEELERQQEMVENGEYPFTQKMVGLKLGGEPIRDYPSDFWLVSDPETGEECGYVTSAWYNPELETNIALAHVPAEKLDGDIREVYDGEIDTEFEVHLPDEYAEAPGEPVFAMVAEVPFKESVNLSAREQAKLSAKQEASE from the coding sequence ATGTCGGAGAACCAACCGGCGAGTAGGGAAGGCGAATCGCATCCGAACCATCCGAACGTCGACCAATCGGACCGAACCGTCCCGCGGAACCTGCGTCAGTCAGGCGACCCGGGCATCGAGATGCTGGTCTCGACCCGTGTGCGAAAGTCGCCGTTCTTCCACAAGTCCTTCGGCGAGGAGGGCGCGTGGCGCGCGACGGTCTACAACCGCATCTACCACCCGCGTGGCTACGTCGAACCCGAAGAGGGCGGTACCAGCGTCGAACATGACGCCCTCGTCAACCGTGTGACCCTCTGGGACGTCGCCGTCGAGCGCCAGATCCGCGTGAAGGGTCCCGACGCCGAAGCCTTCGTCAACTACGTCATCACGCGCGACGCGACCGAGATCGACGTGATGGCCGGCAAGTACGTCATCCTCTGCAACGAGGACGGTGGCGTTCTGAACGACCCGGTGCTCCTTCGCCCTGAGGAGGACGAGTTCTGGTTTTCGATCTCGGATTCCACCCTGATGCAGTGGCTCCAGGGCGTCAACGTCGGCGAGGACTACGACGTTGAGATCGACGAGATCGACGTCGCCCCGATGCAGATCCAGGGGCCCCTCTCCGAGGACGTGATGCGGGAGCTCGTCGGCGACGCCGTGAGCGACGTGCCCTACTACGGCCTGATGGCGGCCGAAGTCAACGGCTGTGATATCCTGATCAGCCAGACCGGGTTCTCGGGCGAGAAGGGCTACGAGATCTACGTTACGGAAGCGATGAAGAACGCGGACGCCGTTTGGGACCCGGTCGCCGAGACGGTGAAGGACCACGACGGCATGGTGATCGCGCCGGGCCACCAGCGCCGCATCGCCGCGGGCATCCTCTCGTGGGGCCAAGACTTGGACCACGAGACCTCGCCGTTCCAGGTCAACCTCGAATACCAAGTCCCGGACGACAAGGACGCCGATTACGTCGGGAAGGAGGAACTCGAACGCCAACAGGAGATGGTCGAGAACGGCGAGTACCCCTTCACACAGAAGATGGTGGGGCTCAAACTCGGTGGTGAACCGATCCGGGACTACCCCTCGGACTTCTGGCTGGTCTCGGATCCCGAGACGGGCGAGGAGTGTGGCTACGTCACGTCGGCGTGGTACAACCCCGAACTCGAAACCAACATCGCGCTGGCGCACGTCCCGGCCGAAAAGCTCGACGGTGACATCCGGGAAGTCTACGATGGCGAGATCGACACCGAGTTCGAGGTCCACCTCCCCGACGAGTACGCCGAAGCGCCGGGCGAACCGGTGTTCGCCATGGTCGCGGAAGTGCCGTTCAAGGAGTCGGTGAACCTGAGCGCGCGCGAGCAGGCCAAGCTCAGTGCCAAACAGGAAGCGAGCGAGTAA
- the glyA gene encoding serine hydroxymethyltransferase, which produces MNYETVRETNPAIADTLQEERKRQNDSLSMIASENHVSEAVMEAQSSELTNKYAEGYPGARYYGGCEFADEVEARAIEYAEELWGADHVNVQPHSGSQANMSVYLAVLEPGDTILSLDLNHGGHLSHGHPANFAGQIYDVEQYEVNPETGYIDYDELHETAEHVEPDIVVSGYSAYPREIEFERVQAAANAVGAYHLADIAHITGLVAAGVHSSPVGIADFVTGSTHKTIRAGRGGIVMCGEEHADAIDSAVFPGTQGGPAMHNVAGKAVGFGEALEPAFEAYAEQVVENAKALGDRLQEHGLSLVSGGTDNHLVLVDLRPSHPNTTGKDVEAALEAAGIVLNANTVPGETRSPFDPSGIRAGTPGLTTRGFEEDDCREVADLISEVVDAPDDEDVISATRDRVDDLTDSHPLYT; this is translated from the coding sequence ATGAACTACGAAACCGTCCGCGAGACGAACCCCGCGATCGCGGACACGCTGCAGGAAGAACGGAAGCGACAGAACGACTCCCTCTCGATGATCGCCTCCGAGAATCACGTCTCGGAGGCCGTCATGGAGGCACAGAGCTCCGAGCTCACGAACAAGTACGCCGAGGGATACCCGGGTGCGCGCTACTACGGTGGCTGTGAGTTCGCCGACGAGGTCGAAGCGCGCGCCATTGAGTACGCGGAAGAACTCTGGGGGGCCGACCACGTCAACGTCCAGCCCCACTCGGGGTCGCAGGCGAACATGAGCGTGTATCTCGCGGTGTTGGAGCCGGGAGACACGATCCTCTCGCTCGACCTGAACCACGGTGGGCACCTCTCGCACGGCCACCCGGCGAACTTCGCGGGGCAGATATACGACGTCGAACAGTACGAGGTGAATCCGGAAACCGGCTACATCGACTACGATGAACTACACGAGACCGCGGAACACGTCGAGCCGGACATCGTCGTCTCGGGGTACTCCGCATATCCTCGCGAGATCGAATTCGAACGGGTTCAGGCGGCGGCGAACGCCGTCGGGGCGTACCACCTCGCCGATATCGCCCACATCACCGGGTTGGTCGCCGCCGGCGTCCACTCCTCTCCCGTGGGCATCGCCGATTTCGTCACCGGCTCGACGCACAAGACGATCCGTGCCGGCCGTGGTGGGATCGTCATGTGTGGCGAAGAACACGCCGACGCCATCGATAGCGCGGTGTTCCCCGGGACGCAGGGTGGGCCGGCGATGCACAACGTCGCCGGAAAGGCCGTCGGTTTCGGCGAGGCACTGGAACCGGCGTTCGAGGCGTACGCCGAACAGGTGGTCGAGAACGCGAAAGCGCTCGGCGACCGGTTACAGGAACACGGCCTCTCGCTCGTCTCGGGTGGGACCGACAACCACCTCGTCCTGGTGGATCTGCGCCCCTCCCATCCGAACACGACGGGCAAGGACGTAGAGGCGGCGCTCGAAGCGGCCGGTATCGTTCTCAACGCGAACACCGTTCCCGGGGAAACCCGCTCCCCGTTCGACCCGTCGGGTATTCGGGCCGGGACGCCGGGGCTCACCACCCGGGGCTTCGAGGAGGACGACTGCCGTGAGGTGGCGGACCTCATCAGCGAGGTCGTCGACGCTCCCGACGACGAGGACGTGATCAGCGCGACTCGCGACCGAGTCGACGACCTGACCGACTCACATCCCCTCTACACCTGA